The nucleotide sequence ACGGTGGCAAGCGAGCCGAAGACCACCATGGCAAGGGCGGCGAGGAGCCCGAGATTCCACGAGATTTCGCTGGGGCCGACCATGACCAGCACGCCGCCAAAGCCGATAAGGGCGCCGATCCAGCGCCAGGGGCCGGAGCGTTCGCCCAGCATGAAGGTGGCCAGCGCGAGGACAACCAGCGGGCGCATGAAGCCGATGGCATTGACGAGGGCCAGCGGCAGGGCGGTCAGGGCGGCGAAATTGGCATTGAGGGCAAGCGTGTTACAGAGGACGCGAAAGCTGTGACGGCCCCATTGGCGCGTCTGCCGCAGGGCGTGGCGATGGCGCCAGGCGAGGGGCAGGACGCTGACGAGGCCGATCAGCGAGCGGATGAAGACCATCTGCACCGCCGGATAGCTGGCCCCGCCGAGCTTGACCAGCACCGTCATGATGGTGACGAGCACCATGTCGCTGAGGAGCCAGGCAACAGCGATGCGGGGCGGGCCGGACACTTGCGATCAGGCCGCCTGGAGAAGATTGGCCATGAGGCGAAAGGCGCCGGGCACGAGCT is from Devosia sp. SD17-2 and encodes:
- a CDS encoding DMT family transporter, producing the protein MSGPPRIAVAWLLSDMVLVTIMTVLVKLGGASYPAVQMVFIRSLIGLVSVLPLAWRHRHALRQTRQWGRHSFRVLCNTLALNANFAALTALPLALVNAIGFMRPLVVLALATFMLGERSGPWRWIGALIGFGGVLVMVGPSEISWNLGLLAALAMVVFGSLATVQTRALAGENTTVLMVFYTVGLTVFTALPALWAWQPVANSDWPLLLAIGVLAQIGQYCYLRAYQSSPANRLAPFHYLSIVLASLAGFLAFGEVPAPTTFAGIAIIIAALVITTRLDRRSQTKPE